The Anastrepha ludens isolate Willacy chromosome 2, idAnaLude1.1, whole genome shotgun sequence genome contains a region encoding:
- the LOC128871875 gene encoding uncharacterized protein LOC128871875 gives MKVNKFYCNNETQCNNYKEFVGSGTNETLQGIGYTEPSTPRNISSKAVLGIKELNGTIKNTNDSDNEISFMQGPAGNLQYQHRKLTPQEYSQSRMYYNASEYKCQDGIFSTGGNGRLGTASISPALQLEGQHYLTSVSQKMQSTPQHQLQATHNPLGQLHLHHKPVCNSNAAIDVNDEIFDCGQRNDSKERSPAVSTQTQYCGNQTSNNYEPIASLPSATSIDSSSGSLATTVASSHMMYTVHRVVTTAQIQTALGNTYTSSSVSSVVSALRNEDESMAAPLAASLTTLNGNCILNVNGCTVNPGSHLNNMEENSNAISNSNLVNETGVGDSRQSSAVGTNINVLPQNAQKLCYASDNNQSTSKLQNVTYSNANSINNSKGLKPSSSMPRPLQNVIPTCVYLMSRIAVHMEIEGTAHCPAQVMLAAALGCEELGIANKLLAQSIFGLWMTSGLLDIQLKSHHRPYIVRVAWQSLLDKFSSGNPIEKKYDEPMIMLKRNVFFSKRDEERIKDHRILELLYEEAKYNVLSGRYVMEPVHALMLGGIQARIELGPYNSHTHTISFLRENQLRFLPHHVAKSTNWSWLPVSRKNSAEVKLLEQFKRVPQTATTKKLIRKYLEFCWALPFYGAAFFHGQVEQPVRGLMSFVSHKDVEVMIAVNERGIFVVDTLECTLLLGLRYEDLSWDFAKPSVNNDSECLTCIFIQFDAMENGIQVSKLMQIFSKQAGMIDALISHFAEQIRKLKLNGNMADQHPEEPYPIQNNGTGVLCNKLSRLTLATFDDEGRCIGQTGSLSISY, from the exons ATGAAAGTAAACAAGTTTTATTGCAATAATGAAACACAATGTAACAATTATAAAGAATTTGTCGGAAGCGGAACTAACGAAACCCTTCAAGGAATTGGCTACACAGAACCATCAACACCAAGAAATATTTCTAGTAAGGCTGTTCTCGGCATTAAAGAGCTTAATGGAACAATAAAAAACACTAACGATTCCGAcaatgaaattagttttatgcAGGGGCCGGCAGGGAATTTGCAGTATCAGCACCGAAAACTGACTCCGCAGGAATATTCTCA GTCAAGGATGTATTACAACGCATCTGAGTACAAGTGCCAAGATGGTATTTTTTCTACTGGTGGAAACGGAAGATTGGGTACCGCATCTATTTCACCGGCATTACAGTTAGAAGGACAACACTATCTTACTTCAGTgagtcaaaaaatgcagtctACACCGCAACACCAACTACAGGCTACACACAATCCTCTAGGCCAACTGCATCTCCACCACAAGCCAGTTTGTAATTCAAATGCAGCCATTGACGTGAATGATGAAATATTTGATTGTGGTCAAAGAAATGACAGCAAAGAGCGATCGCCAGCAGTTTCCACTCAAACTCAATATTGTGGAAATCAGACTAGTAACAATTATGAACCAATTGCTTCTCTACCTTCAGCAACGTCAATTGATTCTAGTAGTGGGTCATTGGCTACCACGGTGGCCTCATCGCATATGATGTATACAGTACATCGTGTGGTTACTACAGCACAAATCCAAACGGCCCTAGGGAACACATACACTTCTTCTAGCGTTTCAAGCGTTGTCAGCGCTCTACGAAATGAAGATGAGAGCATGGCTGCACCATTGGCAGCAAGTTTAACAACACTGAATggaaattgcattttaaatgtAAATGGCTGCACTGTTAACCCGGGAAGCCATTTGAATAATATGGAGGAAAACTCTAACGCCATTTCTAATAGTAACCTAGTAAATGAAACAGGTGTTGGGGACTCACGACAATCATCAG CTGTTGGAACAAACATAAACGTTTTGCCgcaaaatgcacaaaaactCTGCTATGCGTCGGATAATAACCAATCCACATCTAAGCTACAAAATGTAACTTATAGTAATGCAAATAGTATAAATAACTCAAAAGGACTGAAACCGTCATCTTCAATGCCAAGGCCATTGCAAAAT GTGATACCAACTTGCGTGTATTTGATGTCTCGAATTGCTGTTCATATGGAGATTGAAGGCACAGCGCATTGTCCTGCGCAAGTTATGCTTGCCGCTGCCTTGGGGTGTGAAGAGTTGGGAATCGCGAACAAATTACTAGCTCAAAGTATATTTGGATTATGGATGACCAGTGGACTTTTGGATATTCAGCTGAAGTCACACCATCGTCCTTATATAGTAAGAGTAGCGTGGCAGTCTCTGCTAGACAAATTTAGCAGCGGTAATCCAATTGAAAAGAAGTATGACGAACCAATGATTATGCTTAAACGAAACGTATTCTTCTCGAAACGTGATGAAGAGAGAATAAA GGATCATCGAATTTTAGAATTATTGTACGAAGAAGCGAAATATAACGTGCTATCTGGTAGATACGTAATGGAGCCAGTTCATGCTTTAATGCTTGGTGGCATACAAGCACGAATCGAATTGGGACCATATAATTCTCATACACACACTATTAGTTTTTTAAG AGAAAACCAGTTAAGATTTCTCCCACATCATGTTGCAAAAAGTACAAATTGGTCGTGGCTGCCAGTTAGTCGAAAAAACTCGGCTGAAGTTAAGCTTCTTGAGCAATTCAAGCGCGTACCTCAAACTGCGACTACAAAAAAGCTTATACgcaaatatttagaattttgttggGCTCTTCCGTTTTATGG gGCTGCTTTTTTTCATGGTCAAGTGGAACAACCTGTACGTGGTCTTATGAGTTTTGTTAGCCATAAAGATGTAGAAGTAATGATAGCAGTTAATGAACGTGGTATTTTTGTTGTCGATACTCTAGAATgc ACTTTGCTATTAGGATTGAGGTACGAGGATTTGTCATGGGACTTCGCCAAGCCTAGTGTGAATAATGATTCCGAGTGCTTGACATGTATATTTATTCaa TTCGATGCAATGGAAAACGGGATACAAGTTTCGAAgcttatgcaaattttttccaAGCAAGCTGGCATGATAGATGCTCTTATTTCACATTTTGCCGAACAAATTCGAAAGCTTAAATTGAACGGAAACATGGCTGACCAACATCCTGAAG AACCGTACCCCATACAAAACAATGGAACTGGTGTGCTTTGCAACAAATTGTCTCGATTGACGTTGGCGACATTTGATGATGAAGGACGCTGCATCGGACAAACTGGATCACTATCTATAAGTTATtag